From the genome of Vanessa cardui chromosome 17, ilVanCard2.1, whole genome shotgun sequence:
GTCTCTGTATATAGATTCtacattaaagtattatttattttaacagattataaaaccagttaataatcataataataaattagaactattttatttattttttaatatcattactAAGATGTTTCCTCAGATTTTCTGCATTCTCAAatagttttaatgttatatataaccacatttcttatcaaaataaaactaactttAGTCTATACCTAAAGAAGAAGGAATAAAGATATCATTAAATCTTAGTTTTAATAACTCAGCTAGGGTTATGGCTcagaaaacatgttttttttttaatttaaaaatcggtATCACATTTTATGAACAGAAAAAAAGGAGAATTATGAGTAAAATGAGaaggattaaaattaaaactttattaataaatttatttcagttatCTATTTCtcctaaatatatttgtttatcgcTGGATGCTGATAGCATGATCGGCTCAGATTTGTGGAAATGGACGTCATTGACTGAACCATTGTGACCAGGCAGTTTGTACAGCACCCGACGTGAAGTGGTGTCCCAGATATACAAGAATCTATCTGATGAACCTGCTGCAACctgaaaattacatatttttttaattaatttcatcagtaaacataaacatatattttgttatatatataattacacatagcaaatatataaaagcagAAGGTTATTTAGGTTTTACAGTAATAGAATAAGTAACTACTTCTAACTGATTTTATCTACAATGCAATGACAAACCTGGgatataaattagaaaatttGTACCTGTACAACTGGTTCAAtacaatgttaaaatttatttgatattttaatttgcagAGTAATTGATGAAATGATAATTTAACAAACTATGTTGTTCAGTTTTATTACAGTCGACCAGAGagtattaaaatagataatttcAATCCAAATTACATTATATGTGGGTATCATAAGTAAAACATATGATATACATATCCATATTTAAcatttcatacataaatatacatattctgTGTATAGTAGTTACCTTTGATCCATCAGGAGACCATGCACATCGAAGAAGATTCTTCTCAAAGTTATGTTGGTGTCCAGACATCAACTTGACACATCTTTCGGATGGGGCGAATGGTCTCACATCCCATATCCTCAGTGTATTGTCCATTGAATTTGACAGCAGATAAGAGCCATCATATGACAGGGCCATTCCTAGttacaatagaaataattgATGACACTTTTAAAGTGACTAAgttgtaaagtttatttgatgttttgttactattcaaatatcaatatcatttctattttaattaaattataatataataatattaatatatgagtaGTACCCAAATCTACAACACAAATTAGATATTGGTAGCAgtatcaatttcaattttagcCAAAAAATGCATTTACCGGTAACAGTATCTGTGTGTCCTTTAATCTTATAAgatatttgattatttcttaTGTCCCATACTTTGATCACATTGTCTATGCCACCGGATATAATTTTCTCAGCTGTATCATTGAATAGTACAGATGTGACAGGGTAGGAGCTATCAAATGATGCTATTGGGTTTCTTTTCCTTGCATCCcataattttattgtgttatCATCTGAGGCAGATACCAGTAGTTCTGGACCTCTTCTTGCTCCTAAAATTGCATAAaacatctattttaatatatagaaataacatGAAATTTACATGTGACATCAACAGTGACTagtataattaatctttatgtTAATTTAGAAATTTCTGTTTCATTTCTAAGTATAGACTATTTTTTACCCTTTTCTAATTACACAGTtaagtttacatttaaaaaaaaaaatgaaaatatatttattcaacttATGATGTCTAAACAGTAAAGGTTGGAGCCTTCTTTTAAGTGCAGCAGGGCCATTCATCCAATCATTTGTGGAAAATTAAGATTTGTAacatgatacaaaaaaaaatatattttatctaaataaattataggcATAATATGTATGTCATACATGCAttagtatatgtaatatattaatcaattaattcagtttgaatttattgattaattaataatgcttaatattttaaatagtaaataaataaattgcttgGCACCAAGTACTGCTATGATAGACAAAAATCTTATCTTAAAAAAACTTTAGAATAGATAAGTTATTAGATGCAACCTACTTTTACTATACAGTACCTACCTGAGACAGAGTTTACAAAACTTGCATGtccttttaactttttaatccTTGTTCCAGTTGGTACATCCCATACTGCAACTGTATTGTCTGTCGCACATGTATACATGTGGGCACCGTCAGGGGAGAAACAAAGCTCCATTATGGCACCTGTGTGGCCTTTCATTACCATGATATTATCACATTGGCCATAGACATTCCAAAGAtctgaaatatttatactaatcaTAAGTTTGGAAAATTTGTTATCTGATGTTGTGTCTTGCCAATCCAGCAAGTGTTAGTCTATAGTTTTTGAAAACAAGTGAACTTTTAGCcaatgtttgttttatgttgTATTCCTGTGTGCTTGGTCACACCAGGCGTTCTATGCACTGGTGGATCCTACATACATTCCTGATTCATATaggaaaaagtataaaataatttttacagtgtgaaaaaaaaagaacctatgatgttatattttttgcaattattatattgatggGCAAAATATTGACTGTACGAAGTACTTcagagtttaaaatataattactgctattattatataaaataaataactagttAACTTTATAAGacttttctgtttttataataatatactcacATATTTGTCTATCAAAGCCTGCAGATGCTAAGTGTTTGCCTTCAGGGTGAAATTTAGCTGTGAATATCTCTCCTTGATGTCCTTCCAGTAACATTATCGGCGCGTAGAGGTTTGAAGTCCTTGGTACCTAGAAAACAACATCACAGAGGCTACTAATAACACTTATAAgataaaacaacttaaaaaatgattttaactaTCTTACCGTAGAAGTAACGACCGCCTTTTCTCTCGTCCCAACTACTGATATTTCATGACGGGTTTTTTTAGCGGGTACTACAGAATATTCTTCCCCTTTCCTTTTTATTTCCATTTCCGGCATTTTGATTGGGTTTATGtggatttcaaataataatggaTCAAGAACCTCACGGCTCACGCGTAATGGGAATTGTTTTGACTTTTAGGCATCAAATTTTTTTAATGCTTTTGACGTAGACACAGATAAATTATCTCAAGCGCTAAATACAGCTTAAACAACTGGCTACTCTTGAGGGcctaaattaatgtattattcaaaataaaaattaacgattACTAGTTACTGAaagtaaagaatattataacaatattttaagaattccTCTATATTAGAATATACAAACAATACATTTTGCGCGAAATT
Proteins encoded in this window:
- the LOC124536830 gene encoding U5 small nuclear ribonucleoprotein 40 kDa protein, with product MPEMEIKRKGEEYSVVPAKKTRHEISVVGTREKAVVTSTVPRTSNLYAPIMLLEGHQGEIFTAKFHPEGKHLASAGFDRQIYLWNVYGQCDNIMVMKGHTGAIMELCFSPDGAHMYTCATDNTVAVWDVPTGTRIKKLKGHASFVNSVSGARRGPELLVSASDDNTIKLWDARKRNPIASFDSSYPVTSVLFNDTAEKIISGGIDNVIKVWDIRNNQISYKIKGHTDTVTGMALSYDGSYLLSNSMDNTLRIWDVRPFAPSERCVKLMSGHQHNFEKNLLRCAWSPDGSKVAAGSSDRFLYIWDTTSRRVLYKLPGHNGSVNDVHFHKSEPIMLSASSDKQIYLGEIDN